A portion of the Leptidea sinapis chromosome 13, ilLepSina1.1, whole genome shotgun sequence genome contains these proteins:
- the LOC126967396 gene encoding aquaporin-like, with protein sequence MSVNTQLVNLQKEETGDRTTRKKTAQRKAINATAILAEIVSTMFLVSLGCMCTVPIDGLANATPMYGPLGFGLIVLFNITSFGHLSGAHMNPAVTLAAVIWGQTSIVSGILYFMAQCTGSTIGYGILVALSPTGFTSGAICVTQPSLKYTVYQALGFEVILTAALVFITCAVWDPVNKDSQESNAIKVGLTVAGLSFAGGPMTGAGMNPARSLGPAIWTSSWRAHWVYWAGPFLGSFLAVLIYKFIWLPDNKKTNICAVPDTGEGLVRKL encoded by the coding sequence ATGTCAGTGAACACACAGCTGGTTAACTTGCAGAAAGAAGAAACAGGCGATAGAACTACGCGCAAGAAAACAGCTCAAAGGAAGGCTATAAATGCAACGGCTATATTAGCTGAAATTGTATCAACAATGTTCCTGGTATCTTTAGGTTGCATGTGTACAGTTCCTATAGATGGCCTTGCTAACGCTACTCCGATGTACGGACCATTAGGTTTCGGTCTCATCGTGTTGTTTAACATTACATCGTTTGGACATTTGTCTGGTGCCCACATGAATCCTGCGGTGACTTTAGCTGCTGTTATTTGGGGACAGACATCAATCGTAAGTGGTATATTGTACTTTATGGCGCAGTGCACTGGTTCTACAATAGGCTATGGAATACTGGTAGCCCTTTCTCCAACTGGATTTACTTCGGGCGCAATATGTGTTACACAGCCATCGTTGAAGTATACTGTGTATCAAGCATTAGGATTTGAAGTTATTTTGACAGCGGCATTGGTTTTCATAACATGTGCAGTGTGGGATCCTGTAAACAAAGATTCTCAAGAGAGTAATGCGATCAAAGTTGGATTAACAGTCGCTGGTCTATCTTTTGCTGGAGGACCGATGACCGGTGCCGGAATGAACCCGGCTAGATCATTAGGCCCAGCTATATGGACGTCTTCGTGGAGAGCACATTGGGTATACTGGGCTGGgccatttttgggatcatttcttGCTGTTCTCATATACAAGTTTATATGGCTACCAGATAATAAGAAGACAAATATTTGCGCTGTGCCAGATACTGGTGAAGGACTTGTTCGGAAATTGTAA